A window of the Cygnus atratus isolate AKBS03 ecotype Queensland, Australia chromosome 4, CAtr_DNAZoo_HiC_assembly, whole genome shotgun sequence genome harbors these coding sequences:
- the ANKRD50 gene encoding ankyrin repeat domain-containing protein 50 gives MKPPQQSLFLLVDSVDEGCNVSEGEQTSTSLSGTIAELLAGHFEFFPPWLLLLCSARKQSKAVTKMFTGFRKISLDDLRKAYIVKDVQQYILHRLDQEEALRQHLTKETAEMLNQLHIKSSGCFLYLERVLDGVVENFIMLREIRDIPGTLNGLYLWLCQRLFVRKQFAKVQPILNVILAACRPLTTTELYHAVWTKNMTLTMEDFQRKLDVLSKVLIDGLGNTKILFHYSFAEWLLDVKHCTQKYLCNAAEGHRMLAMSYTCRAKDLTPLEAQEFALHLINSNLQLETSELALWMIWNGTPVKDSLSTLIPKEQEVLQLLVKAGAHVNSEDDRTSCIVRQALEREDSIRTLLDNGASVNQCDSNGRTLLANAAYSGNLDVVNLLVSRGADLEIEDTHGQTALTLAARQGHTKVVNCLIGCGANVNHTDHDGWTALRSAAWGGHTEVVSALLYAGVKVDCADADSRTALRAAAWGGHEDIVLNLLQHGAEVNKADNEGRTALIAAAYMGHKEIVEHLLDHGAEVNHEDVDGRTALSVAALCVPASKGHASVVSLLIDRGAEVDHCDKDGMTPLLVAAYEGHVDVVDLLLEGGADVDHTDNNGRTPLLAAASMGHASVVNTLLFWGAAVDSIDSEGRTVLSIASAQGNVEVVRTLLDRGLDENHRDDAGWTPLHMAAFEGHRLICEALIEQGARTNEIDNDGRIPFILAAQEGHYDCVQILLENKSNIDQRGYDGRNALRVAALEGHRDIVELLLSHGADVNYKDADGRPTLYILALENQLTMAEYFLENGANVEASDAEGRTALHVSCWQGHLEMVQVLITYHADVNAADNEKRSALQSAAWQGHVKVVQLLIEHGALVDHTCNQGATGLCIAAQEGHIDVVQILLEHGADPNHADQFGRTAMRVAAKNGHSQIIKLLEKYGASTLNGCTPSPVHTMEQKPLQSVSSKMQSLTMKSNSSGSTGGDMQPSMRGLSNGPAHAFSSPSESPDSTVDRQKSSLSNNSLKSSKNSSLRTTSSTATAQTVPIDSFHSLSFTEQIQQHSLPRSRSRQSIVSPSSTTHSLSQNHNSPSSEFEWSQVKPSLKSTKANKGGRTDNSSKSGSAGKKIKQSGSSQPKVLEYEMTQFDKRVPIAKSGTSVPLKSMPAESQCKILVPPAQQEIGRSQQQFLIHQQSGEQKKRNGIMTNPNYHLQSNQVFLGRVSVPRTVQDRGHQEVLEGYPPAETELSLKQALKLQIEGSDPSFNYKKETPL, from the exons ATGAAGCCCCCGCAGCAGAGCCTCTTCCTGCTTGTAGACTCAGTTGACGAGGGCTGCAACGTTTCCGAGGGTGAACAGACTTCTACAAGCTTATCTGGGACGATAGCGGAGCTGTTGGCTGGCCACTTCGAGTTCTTCCCTCCTTGGTTGCTCCTTCTATGTTCTGCCCGCAAGCAGAGCAAAGCTgttacaaaaatgtttacag gttttagaaaaataagtctGGATGATCTACGAAAGGCATACATTGTGAAAGATGTGCAACAGTATATTTTACATCGTTTAGATCAGGAAGAAGCACTGAGACAACATCTCacaaaagaaactgcagaaatgctgaatCAGCTCCACATCAAAAGCAGTGGTTGCTTTTTGTATCTGGAACGTGTCCTAGATGGAGTTGTGGAGAATTTTATTATGTTACGAGAGATCCGTGATATTCCGGGAACGTTAAATGGCCTATACCTTTGGCTCTGTCAGAGACTTTTTGTGAGAAAACAGTTTGCAAAAGTCCAACCTATTCTGAATGTGATTCTCGCAGCCTGCAGGCCGTTAACCACAACAGAATTGTATCATGCAGTGTGGACCAAAAATATGACGTTGACTATGGAAGATTTTCAACGCAAATTGGATGTCCTGTCAAAAGTCCTCATTGATGGACTTGGAAATacaaaaatcttgtttcatTACAGCTTTGCGGAATGGTTGCTGGATGTAAAGCACTGTACACAGAAATACTTGTGCAATGCAGCAGAAGGACACAGAATGCTGGCAATGAGTTACACCTGCCGGGCAAAGGATTTAACGCCCTTAGAAGCTCAAGAATTTGCCTTGCATCTAATTAACTCAAATTTACAGTTAGAGACGTCAGAGCTGGCTTTGTGGATGATATGGAATGGCACGCCTGTCAAAGACTCCCTGTCGACCCTCATTCCTAAAGAACAAGAAGTGTTACAGCTCCTGGTGAAAGCTGGCGCTCACGTCAACAGCGAAGACGACCGCACGTCTTGCATCGTGCGGCAGGCTCTGGAAAGAGAAGACTCCATTCGCACCTTGTTAGACAACGGGGCGTCGGTCAACCAGTGCGACTCAAATGGGAGGACGCTCCTAGCCAACGCGGCGTACAGCGGCAACCTCGATGTCGTTAACTTGCTGGTTTCGAGGGGAGCGGATTTAGAGATAGAAGACACTCACGGGCAAACAGCACTTACCCTCGCTGCACGGCAGGGGCATACCAAGGTGGTGAATTGCTTGATCGGATGCGGAGCTAACGTTAATCACACTGATCACGACGGCTGGACAGCACTGCGGTCTGCGGCGTGGGGTGGGCACACCGAGGTGGTTTCTGCGCTCCTTTATGCCGGAGTCAAAGTGGACTGTGCGGATGCCGATAGCCGAACAGCGCTGcgagcagcagcctggggagggcACGAAGATATCGTGCTGAACCTGCTCCAACATGGTGCTGAAGTTAATAAAGCCGATAACGAGGGCAGAACTGCTTTGATTGCAGCTGCGTACATGGGGCATAAAGAGATAGTGGAGCACCTGCTGGACCATGGTGCAGAGGTGAACCACGAGGATGTGGATGGAAGGACTGCACTGTCAGTTGCTGCGCTTTGTGTACCGGCTAGCAAGGGGCATGCATCGGTGGTTAGTCTTCTGATTGACCGGGGTGCTGAAGTCGACCACTGCGATAAAGACGGCATGACTCCGCTGCTGGTAGCTGCTTATGAAGGACACGTAGACGTTGTTGATCTACTTCTGGAAGGAGGAGCAGATGTTGATCACACGGATAACAATGGTCGTACGCCGCTTCTGGCAGCAGCCTCCATGGGCCACGCTTCAGTTGTAAATACTCTCTTATTTTGGGGTGCGGCTGTTGATAGCATAGATAGTGAAGGGAGAACAGTTCTGAGCATAGCCTCTGCACAAGGCAATGTTGAAGTAGTACGGACTCTGCTGGACAGGGGGCTAGATGAAAATCATAGAGACGATGCAGGCTGGACACCTTTGCATATGGCAGCTTTTGAAGGTCACAGGTTGATATGTGAAGCTCTTATAGAACAAGGTGCTAGAACAAACGAAATTGATAATGATGGACGTATACCTTTCATATTAGCTGCACAAGAAGGTCACTATGATTGCGTGCAGATATTACTAGAAAACAAATCCAACATTGATCAGAGAGGCTATGATGGGAGAAATGCTCTCCGGGTTGCTGCTTTAGAAGGTCACAGAGATATAGTTGAACTACTGCTCAGCCATGGAGCAGATGTAAACTACAAAGATGCTGATGGCCGGCCAACACTTTATATTTTAGCATTAGAAAACCAACTCACGATGGCTGagtattttttagaaaatggtGCAAACGTAGAGGCAAGTGATGCTGAAGGAAGAACAGCACTCCATGTTTCCTGCTGGCAGGGCCATTTGGAGATGGTACAGGTGCTGATAACATACCATGCCGATGTGAATGCTGCAGATAACGAGAAGAGGTCTGCGTTGCAGTCTGCTGCATGGCAAGGTCATGTGAAGGTAGTGCAGCTTCTAATTGAGCATGGAGCTCTGGTCGATCATACGTGTAACCAAGGTGCTACTGGACTCTGCATTGCAGCCCAAGAAGGGCACATTGATGTTGTCCAAATATTACTTGAGCATGGTGCTGATCCAAATCACGCCGACCAGTTTGGACGCACTGCTATGCGTGTCGCAGCTAAAAATGGACATTCTCAGATTATTAAATTACTGGAAAAATATGGTGCATCTACTCTGAATGGCTGTACTCCGTCTCCAGTCCACACAATGGAGCAAAAACCCTTACAGTCAGTCTCTTCTAAAATGCAGTCATTAACAATGAAGTCAAATAGTTCAGGGAGTACCGGTGGAGATATGCAACCTAGTATGCGTGGCTTATCTAATGGGCCTGCTCATGCATTCAGCTCTCCTTCAGAGTCACCTGATTCTACAGTTGACCGTCAGAAGTCATCTTTGTCAAATAATTCCCTGAAAAGTTCCAAAAATTCTTCTCTCCGTACCACATCATCGACCGCAACTGCTCAGACTGTGCCCATCGATAGTTTCCACAGCCTCTCCTTTACCGAACAAATCCAGCAGCATTCCCTGCCACGCAGCAGAAGTAGGCAGTCTAttgtttctccttcttccaCAACTCATTCCCTAAGTCAAAATCACAATTCACCAAGTAGCGAATTTGAATGGAGCCAGGTGAAACCTAGTTTGAAATCAACTAAAGCTAACAAAGGGGGGAGAACGGACAATTCCAGCAAGTCTGggtcagctggaaaaaaaataaaacaaagtggTTCCTCCCAACCAAAAGTGTTAGAGTATGAAATGACTCAGTTTGATAAACGAGTACCTATTGCCAAATCTGGGACGAGTGTGCCGCTCAAGTCAATGCCGGCAGAATCACAGTGCAAAATTTTGGTCCCACCAGCTCAGCAAGAAATTGGTCGATCTCAGCAGCAGTTCCTAATTCACCAACAGAGTGGGGAGCAGAAGAAGAGAAACGGAATTATGACAAATCCCAATTATCATCTTCAAAGCAATCAGGTTTTTCTTGGTAGGGTTTCTGTCCCACGAACAGTGCAGGATAGAGGGCATCAGGAGGTACTGGAAGGCTACCCTCCCGCAGAGACAGAACTCAGCCTTAAGCAAGCCTTAAAACTTCAGATTGAAGGTAGTGACCCGAGCTTCAACTACAAGAAAGAAACACCATTATAA